The genomic interval GCAGCGTGTAAACCCCATTCAGTAATTAGGGTTAAAATAGGTGTAAGGGTTTCACCAAATTCGGTAAGCTTATATTCTACTTTTAAAGGTGGTTTTTTTGTAAAGACTTTTCTGCTAACCATACCATCGGCTTCTAATTGCTTCAATTGTAAACTTAAAGTACGCTCTGTAATACCTGGAATTTCCTTTCTCAATTCGTTGTAACGTTTTTTATCGCCAATTAAGTGGGTAAGGATTACGCTTTTCCATTTTCCGCCAATCAATTCCATTGCTGCACTTGTTGGGCAGAAGGATATTTTATCGTTTATTTTAAT from Polaribacter sejongensis carries:
- a CDS encoding winged helix-turn-helix transcriptional regulator encodes the protein MDRKELFEKKPKIKINDKISFCPTSAAMELIGGKWKSVILTHLIGDKKRYNELRKEIPGITERTLSLQLKQLEADGMVSRKVFTKKPPLKVEYKLTEFGETLTPILTLITEWGLHAAETKGEFIFEDAK